Proteins co-encoded in one Eremothecium sinecaudum strain ATCC 58844 chromosome VI, complete sequence genomic window:
- the RTS3 gene encoding Rts3p (Syntenic homolog of Ashbya gossypii ADL362C; Non-syntenic homolog of Saccharomyces cerevisiae YGR161C (RTS3)) — MCIVADISGEDRKQSTMENEVLSRKNAFKMPTTPCKFVSSSTSPAGGSSVKKGRRRPNQQQPASFQQQTTGFAAPLRMSQEEIVDQMEKEQDAIVMRLLREIDTLREENSRLRRNMGHLLNGEPLSSTPPQSRRSSIASQRQQQLFCTSGSIASTPSSSRRSSFSQIDNLKSDLQKKRNSGCNYAITLSSSTSSPFMNAILPQMDSSAWPPISQEKSNSGAATLFSGHITRRPGGGNGGDPRMSKVRNRAGSTLF; from the coding sequence GTGCATTGTCGCGGACATTAGTGGAGAAGACCGTAAACAGTCAACAATGGAGAATGAAGTATTAAGTAGGAAGAACGCATTCAAGATGCCTACAACCCCTTGCAAGTTTGTGTCGTCGTCGACAAGTCCTGCAGGGGGCTCAAGTGTGAAGAAAGGTCGCAGAAGGCCTAATCAACAGCAACCTGCTTCGTTCCAGCAACAAACAACAGGATTTGCGGCTCCCCTGCGGATGTCGCAGGAGGAAATCGTTGATCAAATGGAGAAGGAGCAAGATGCCATTGTAATGCGCCTTTTGCGGGAGATTGACACCTTGCGCGAAGAAAACAGCCGATTACGGCGGAACATGGGTCACTTGCTGAACGGCGAACCCTTGTCTTCAACTCCTCCGCAGTCTAGAAGGTCGTCGATAGCTTCTCAGAGGCAACAACAACTCTTCTGTACATCGGGTTCGATAGCGTCGACGCCTTCTAGTTCCAGGAGGTCGTCTTTCTCACAAATTGACAACCTAAAATCAGATTTGCAGAAAAAGCGCAATTCGGGCTGCAACTATGCAATCACGTTGAGCAGTTCCACGTCTTCACCTTTCATGAACGCTATACTTCCACAAATGGATTCATCAGCGTGGCCTCCAATATCTCAAGAAAAAAGTAATAGTGGGGCTGCAACACTGTTTAGTGGTCACATAACACGCCGCCCAGGAGGTGGCAATGGGGGCGATCCGCGTATGTCCAAGGTACGCAATCGGGCTGGATCTACGTTGTTTTAG
- a CDS encoding HFR021Wp (Syntenic homolog of Eremothecium cymbalariae Ecym_6200), which translates to MRVANITLLLSLVGQAIAIALDVSNLDQEGTATSENKHLVGDDHHFEGDGRSHSYSLDGLPVKDKEQDLYLNNFFKHKEKKKDKEKKKNKEKKKDKEKYHPFYKEKNKDKHDKFFKDEDDKFHKDKDKHHPFHKDKDKHHPFHKDKDKHDPPNKDWNQGPDKDCKPGKDCTTLQPFESSSHISTQGPETEGFPSTDRPIETPEGPDSSPTPSFDDATGSTVRDPVTTATPPGSSMWSASTPAGTPTGVATPTTPLVCVRNSTAASQTTLLPDATDSSFRSITETPSESGPTSSDTATPSSSDLIISSAISTRFSNSTTPLVCTRRSTVTSATNLPSDFNESSINTNTETLSESGSASTNTATPASSDLSSSSAISTRFSNSTTPLVCTRRSTVTSATNLPSDVTESSINTNTETLSEGGTASADTEAPTESRPVSTDTGTPASSNFSISSALSTGFANRTTPLVCTRRSTVTSVTTLVPGGATDTSIITNNGTGVPEITAPTIPASIPTSEGNTEFSSTPRGTATTLAIPASGIETVSMDTHEGPTAISETQSIPLSAGGPAPSSTLDSPGSPGSPGSQYIPGGPDSPGSPSTPDIPGTPDIPGTTGTPDSPGTSGTPDSPGSPNTPGSPGSLGSTTVTPTHSDLVSTDTLITTGLSFSPPPGWTGVAPPPTLLNCTRTSLTPQTSLVPDGTTDTSIIITGNITDVPVTASSIPASSESTGSTPGVATGSINTSSSVPVSGNVPAPSSTAGSPGAPSSSGSPDLSSTTGAPNSPVSSGTPATAGTLATPGSPGSPSDPGSPATPGSPGSPSDPGSPATPGSPGSPATPGSPGSPATPGSPGSPATPGSPGSPATPGSPGSPATPGSPGSPATPGSPGSPATPGSPGSPATPGSPGSPATPGSPGSPATPGSPGSPATPGSPGSPATPGSPGSPATPGSPGSPATPGSPGSPATPGSPGSPATPGSPGSPATPGSPGSPATPGSPGSPATPGSPGSPATPGSPGSPATPGSPGSPATPGSPGSPATPGSPGSPATPGSPATPGSPGSPATPGSPATPGSPGSPSDPGSPGSPGSPATPGSPATPGSPGSPSDPGSPATPGSPGSPDSPGSPGSPGAPDTSGTPDSPGSFGSATVTPTDSALVSTDTPVTIGLSFSPPPGWTGVAPPPSLVNCTRTTITLQTSLVPDGIPDTSIIITGNITDVPVTASSIPASSESTGSTPGVATGSINTSSSVPVSGNVPAPSSTAGSPGAPSSSGSPDLSSTTGAPNSPVSSGTPASAGTPASAGTPASAGTPAITGTTQTTGSPDSPGSPGSPDSPASTGSPGAPDTSGTPDSPASTGSPDSPASTGSPGAPDTSGTPDSPASTGSPGAPDTSGTPDSPASTGSPGAPDTSGTPDSPASTGSPGAPDTSGTPDSPASTGSPGAPDSPGSPGSPGAPDSPGSPGSPGAPDTSGTPDSPASTGSPGAPDTSGTPDSPASTGSPGAPDTSGTPDSPASTGSPGAPDTSGTPDSPDSPGSPGAPDTSGTPGSPGSFGSATVTPTDSALVSTDTPVTIGLSFSPPPGWTGVETPSTLLNFTTTIAPQTSLVPDGTPDTSIIITGNFTDVPVTASSIPASSESTGSTPGVATGSINTSSSVPVSGNVPAPSSTAGSPGAPSSSGSPDLSSTTGAPNSPVSSGTPASAGTPASAGTPAITGTTQTTGSPDSPGSPGSPDSPASTGSPGAPDTSGTPDSPASTGSPGAPDTSGTPASPGSFGSATVTPTDSALVSTDTPVTIGLSFSPPPGWTGVETPSTLLNFTTSITPQTSLVPDGIPDTSIIITGNFTDVPVTASSIPASSESTGSTPGVATGSINTSSSVPVSGNVPAPSSTAGSPGAPSSSGSPDLSSTTGSPDAPDTTESLDLSSITESPDLSSTTSSPDAPDTTETPDAPDTTESLDLSSITESPDLSSTTSSPDSPAPTETPDAPDATETPDIPDIPGLPDMPDTPGSPDSPAATETPDSPAATETPDAPDTTESLDLSSITESPDLSSTTGSSDSPAATETPDAPDTTESLDLSSITESPDLSSTTGSPDSPAATETPDSPAATETPDAPDTTESLDLSSITESPDLSSTTSSPDAPDTTETPDIPDIPGLPDMPDTPGSPDSPAATETPDSPDTTETPDSPAATETPDSPDTPGSPDMPDTPGLPDFPDTPGSPDFPDTPGSPDMPDTPGLPDFPDTPGSPDFPDTPGSPDMPDTPGLPDFPDTPGSPDFPDTPGLPDIPDRLVNMGIPTPGSPDCSDDPDVPGSPDCPDVPGKTDTPGTPGKPDKPGKPGKPGKPGKPGKPGKPDKPGKPDKPGKPGKPDKPGKPGKPDKPDKPDTPGTPSTPGTPSTPSTPSTPGTPGTPGTPSTPGTPGTPGTPGTPGTPGTPGTPSTPGTPGTPGTPGTPSTPSTPGTPGTPGTPGTPSTPSTPGTPGTPGTPGTPSTPSTPGTPGTPGTPSTPGTPGTPSTPSTPGTPGTPGTPSTPGTPGTPSTPSTPGTPGTPGTPGTPSTPSTPSTPDTPGSPGNPGSPTSLVRTEAPSHTLLEPKILPETDQPRLTSGVPSTPEGSTPTPVNQGPKTLPTTPLVQSTTAINTFFAGKGSKRTPSIILMILGLLTFV; encoded by the coding sequence ATGAGGGTTGCAAATATCACATTGCTTCTGTCACTAGTTGGACAAGCTATTGCAATTGCTTTAGATGTCTCAAACTTAGACCAAGAAGGAACTGCAACCAGTGAAAATAAGCACTTGGTTGGAGACGATCATCACTTCGAAGGTGATGGACGTTCTCATAGCTATTCCTTAGATGGTTTACCAGTCAAGGATAAGGAACAAGATTTATACCTCAATAACTTCTTCAAGCACaaggaaaagaagaaggataaggaaaagaagaagaataaggaaaagaagaaggatAAGGAAAAGTACCATCCATTCTACAAGGAAAAGAATAAAGACAAGCACGATAAATTCTTCAAGGATGAGGACGATAAATTCCACAAGGATAAGGACAAGCATCATCCATTCCATAAGGATAAGGACAAGCATCATCCATTCCATAAGGATAAGGACAAGCACGATCCACCAAACAAAGATTGGAACCAAGGCCCTGATAAGGACTGTAAGCCTGGTAAAGATTGTACAACTCTCCAGCCCTTTGAGTCTAGTTCTCATATTTCTACTCAAGGTCCGGAAACCGAAGGGTTTCCCAGCACGGACAGGCCAATTGAGACACCTGAAGGACCTGATTCATCGCCTACTCCATCATTTGACGATGCAACGGGATCTACTGTCCGTGACCCTGTGACTACTGCCACACCACCTGGTTCTTCTATGTGGAGCGCTTCAACTCCTGCGGGGACGCCTACCGGAGTTGCAACTCCTACAACCCCGCTGGTTTGTGTGAGAAATTCAACGGCAGCGTCGCAGACCACTTTGTTACCAGACGCTACTGACTCGTCATTCAGGTCAATTACAGAAACCCCATCTGAAAGCGGACCTACGTCTTCAGATACTGCAACTCCTTCTAGCTCTGATTTGATTATCTCTTCGGCAATATCTACCCGCTTTTCAAATTCTACAACTCCACTTGTATGCACAAGAAGATCGACTGTGACATCGGCTACCAATTTGCCTTCTGATTTTAATGAATCATCAATCAATACAAACACAGAAACCCTATCTGAAAGTGGATCTGCGTCAACAAACACTGCAACTCCTGCAAGCTCTGATTTGAGTAGTTCTTCGGCAATATCTACCCGCTTTTCAAATTCTACAACTCCACTTGTATGCACAAGAAGATCGACTGTGACATCGGCTACCAATTTGCCTTCTGACGTTACTGAATCGTCAATCAATACAAATACAGAAACCCTATCTGAAGGCGGAACTGCCTCAGCAGACACTGAAGCCCCAACTGAAAGCAGACCTGTCTCGACAGACACTGGAACACCTGCAAGCTCTAATTTCAGTATTTCTTCGGCACTATCTACTGGCTTTGCAAATAGGACAACTCCACTTGTATGCACAAGAAGATCGACTGTGACATCAGTTACCACTTTGGTTCCAGGTGGCGCCACAGATACCTCAATAATAACGAACAATGGCACTGGTGTGCCTGAAATTACAGCCCCTACAATCCCGGCAAGTATTCCTACATCCGAAGGTAATACAGAGTTCAGTAGTACTCCTAGAGGAACTGCAACTACTCTTGCTATCCCTGCGTCAGGAATAGAAACTGTTTCAATGGATACACACGAGGGGCCCACAGCTATCTCCGAAACTCAATCAATTCCGCTTTCTGCGGGCGGACCTGCGCCATCCTCGACTCTAGATTCTCCAGGGTCTCCAGGTTCTCCAGGTTCGCAATATATTCCAGGTGGTCCAGATTCTCCAGGTTCGCCAAGTACCCCAGATATCCCAGGCACCCCAGATATCCCAGGCACAACAGGCACCCCAGATAGTCCAGGTACCTCAGGTActccagattcaccagGTTCGCCAAATACACCAGGATCTCCAGGATCTCTCGGTTCAACTACAGTTACTCCAACTCACAGTGACCTTGTTTCAACGGATACACTAATCACTACCGGTTTAAGTTTCAGTCCTCCTCCAGGGTGGACTGGAGTTGCACCTCCTCCTACACTACTAAACTGTACAAGAACTTCTCTTACACCGCAAACGAGTTTGGTTCCAGATGGGACTACTGATACCtcaataataataacagGCAATATCACTGACGTACCTGTTACTGCCTCGTCGATCCCGGCTAGTTCTGAGTCTACTGGTAGTACACCTGGAGTAGCAACGGGTTCAATCAATACGTCATCTTCAGTTCCAGTTTCTGGTAATGTACCTGCACCATCGTCGACAGCTGGTAGCCCTGGTGCTCCAAGTAGCTCAGGTTCTCCAGATTTGTCCTCCACTACGGGGGCTCCAAATTCGCCAGTTAGCTCGGGTACTCCAGCTACTGCGGGCACCCTAGCTACACCCGGTTCACCAGGTAGCCCAAGTGAtccaggttcaccagctacaccCGGTTCACCAGGTAGCCCAAGTGAtccaggttcaccagctacaccaggttcaccaggctcaccagctacaccaggctctccaggttcaccagctacaccaggctctccaggttcaccagctacaccaggctctccaggttcaccagctacaccaggctctccaggttcaccagctacaccaggctctccaggttcaccagctacaccaggctctccaggttcaccagctacaccaggctctccaggttcaccagctacaccaggctctccaggttcaccagctacaccaggctctccaggttcaccagctacaccaggctctccaggttcaccagctacaccaggctctccaggttcaccagctacaccaggctctccaggttcaccagctacaccaggctctccaggttcaccagctacaccaggctctccaggttcaccagctacaccaggctctccaggttcaccagctacaccaggctctccaggttcaccagctacaccaggctctccaggttcaccagctacaccaggctctccaggttcaccagctacaccaggctctccaggttcaccagctacaccaggctctccaggttcaccagctacaccaggctctccaggttcaccagctacaccaggctctccaggttcaccagctacaccaggctctccaggttcaccagctacaccaggctcaccagctacaccaggctctccaggttcaccagctacaccaggctcaccagctacaccaggTTCTCCAGGTAGCCCAAGTGATCCAGGTTCACCAGGCtctccaggttcaccagctacaccaggctcaccagctacaccaggTTCTCCAGGTAGCCCAAGTGAtccaggttcaccagctacaccaggttcaccaggctctccagattcaccagGTTCACCAGGTAGCCCAGGTGCTCCGGATACCTCAGGTActccagattcaccagGATCTTTCGGTTCAGCTACAGTTACTCCAACTGATAGTGCACTTGTTTCAACAGATACACCGGTCACTATTGGTTTAAGTTTTAGCCCCCCTCCAGGGTGGACTGGCGTTGCACCTCCTCCGAGCCTAGTAAACTGTACAAGAACGACAATTACACTGCAAACGAGTTTGGTTCCAGATGGGATTCCTGATACCtcaataataataacagGCAATATCACTGACGTACCTGTTACTGCCTCGTCGATCCCGGCTAGTTCTGAGTCTACTGGTAGTACACCTGGAGTAGCAACGGGTTCAATCAATACGTCATCTTCAGTTCCAGTTTCTGGTAATGTACCTGCACCATCGTCGACAGCTGGTAGCCCTGGTGCTCCAAGTAGCTCAGGTTCTCCAGATTTGTCCTCCACTACGGGGGCTCCAAATTCGCCAGTTAGTTCGGGTACTCCAGCTTCTGCGGGCACCCCAGCTTCTGCGGGCACCCCAGCTTCTGCGGGTACTCCAGCTATTACGGGAACTACTCAGACAACAGGCTctccagattcaccagGTTCACCAGGTAGCCCAGATTCACCAGCTTCAACAGGTAGCCCAGGTGCTCCAGATACCTCAGGTActccagattcaccagCTTCAACAGGTAGCCCAGATTCACCAGCTTCAACAGGTAGCCCAGGTGCTCCAGATACCTCAGGTActccagattcaccagCTTCAACAGGTAGCCCAGGTGCTCCAGATACCTCAGGTActccagattcaccagCTTCAACAGGTAGCCCAGGTGCTCCAGATACCTCAGGTActccagattcaccagCTTCAACAGGTAGCCCAGGTGCTCCAGATACCTCAGGTActccagattcaccagCTTCAACAGGTAGCCCAGGTGctccagattcaccagGTTCACCAGGTAGCCCAGGTGctccagattcaccagGTTCACCAGGTAGCCCAGGTGCTCCAGATACCTCAGGTActccagattcaccagCTTCAACAGGTAGCCCAGGTGCTCCAGATACCTCAGGTActccagattcaccagCTTCAACAGGTAGCCCAGGTGCTCCAGATACCTCAGGTActccagattcaccagCTTCAACAGGTAGCCCAGGTGCTCCAGATACCTCAGGTActccagattcaccagATTCACCAGGTAGCCCAGGTGCTCCAGATACCTCAGGTACTCCAGGTTCGCCAGGATCTTTCGGTTCAGCTACAGTTACTCCAACTGATAGTGCACTTGTTTCAACAGATACACCGGTCACTATTGGTTTAAGTTTTAGCCCCCCTCCAGGGTGGACTGGCGTTGAAACTCCTTCAACTCTACTAAACTTTACAACTACAATTGCACCGCAAACGAGTTTGGTTCCAGATGGGACTCCTGATACCtcaataataataacagGCAATTTCACTGACGTACCTGTTACTGCCTCGTCGATCCCGGCTAGTTCTGAGTCTACTGGTAGTACACCTGGAGTAGCAACGGGTTCAATCAATACGTCATCTTCAGTTCCAGTTTCTGGTAATGTACCTGCACCATCGTCGACAGCTGGTAGCCCTGGTGCTCCAAGTAGCTCAGGTTCTCCAGATTTGTCCTCCACTACGGGGGCTCCAAATTCGCCAGTTAGTTCGGGTACTCCAGCTTCTGCGGGCACCCCAGCTTCTGCGGGTACTCCAGCTATTACGGGAACTACTCAGACAACAGGCTctccagattcaccagGTTCACCAGGTAGCCCAGATTCACCAGCTTCAACAGGTAGCCCAGGTGCTCCAGATACCTCAGGTActccagattcaccagCTTCAACAGGTAGCCCAGGTGCTCCAGATACCTCAGGTACTCCAGCTTCACCAGGATCTTTCGGTTCAGCTACAGTTACTCCAACTGATAGTGCACTTGTTTCAACAGATACACCGGTCACTATTGGTTTAAGTTTTAGCCCCCCTCCAGGGTGGACTGGCGTTGAAACTCCTTCAACTCTACTAAACTTTACAACTTCTATTACACCGCAAACGAGTTTGGTTCCAGATGGGATTCCTGATACCtcaataataataacagGCAATTTCACTGACGTACCTGTTACTGCCTCGTCGATCCCGGCTAGTTCTGAGTCTACTGGTAGTACACCTGGAGTAGCAACGGGTTCAATCAATACGTCATCTTCAGTTCCAGTTTCTGGTAATGTACCTGCACCATCGTCGACAGCTGGTAGCCCTGGTGCTCCAAGTAGCTCAGGTTCTCCAGATTTGTCCTCCACTACGGGGTCTCCAGATGCACCAGATACTACTGAGTCTCTAGATTTGTCCTCCATTACTGAGTCTCCAGATTTGTCGTCCACTACAAGTTCTCCAGATGCACCAGATACTACGGAAACTCCAGATGCACCAGATACTACTGAGTCTCTAGATTTGTCCTCCATTACTGAGTCTCCAGATCTGTCGTCCACTACAAGTTctccagattcaccagCTCCTACGGAAACTCCAGATGCACCAGATGCAACGGAAACCCCAGATATCCCAGACATACCAGGTTTGCCAGATATGCCAGATACCCCAGGTTctccagattcaccagCTGCTACGGAAActccagattcaccagCTGCTACGGAAACTCCAGATGCACCAGATACTACTGAGTCTCTAGATTTGTCCTCCATTACTGAGTCTCCAGATTTGTCGTCCACTACAGGTTCTTCAGATTCACCAGCTGCTACGGAAACTCCAGATGCACCAGATACTACTGAGTCTCTAGATTTGTCCTCCATTACTGAGTCTCCAGATTTGTCGTCCACTACAGGTTctccagattcaccagCTGCTACGGAAACTCCAGATTCGCCAGCTGCTACGGAAACTCCAGATGCACCAGATACTACTGAGTCTCTAGATTTGTCCTCCATTACTGAGTCTCCAGATTTGTCGTCCACTACAAGTTCTCCAGATGCACCAGATACTACGGAAACCCCAGATATCCCAGACATACCAGGTTTGCCAGATATGCCAGATACCCCAGGTTctccagattcaccagCTGCTACGGAAActccagattcaccagATACTACGGAAACTCCAGATTCGCCAGCTGCTACGGAAActccagattcaccagATACCCCAGGTAGTCCAGATATGCCAGACACACCAGGTTTGCCAGATTTCCCAGATACCCCAGGTAGTCCAGATTTCCCAGATACCCCAGGTAGTCCAGATATGCCAGACACACCAGGTTTGCCAGATTTCCCAGATACCCCAGGTAGTCCAGATTTCCCAGATACCCCAGGTAGTCCAGATATGCCAGACACACCAGGTTTGCCAGATTTCCCAGATACCCCAGGTAGTCCAGATTTCCCAGACACACCAGGTTTGCCAGATATCCCAGATCGACTCGTTAATATGGGAATTCCAACCCCAGGTAGTCCGGATTGCTCAGATGACCCAGACGTCCCAGGTAGTCCTGATTGTCCAGACGTCCCAGGTAAAACCGATACACCCGGTACACCCGGTAAGCCAGATAAGCCAGGTAAGCCGGGTAAGCCGGGTAAGCCAGGTAAGCCAGGTAAGCCAGGTAAGCCAGATAAGCCAGGTAAGCCAGATAAGCCAGGTAAGCCAGGTAAGCCAGATAAGCCAGGTAAGCCAGGTAAGCCAGATAAACCAGATAAACCAGATACACCCGGCACGCCAAGTACGCCAGGTACGCCAAGCACGCCAAGCACGCCAAGTACGCCAGGTACTCCCGGTACACCAGGTACACCAAGCACGCCAGGTACGCCAGGTACTCCCGGTACGCCAGGTACGCCAGGTACTCCCGGTACACCAGGTACACCAAGCACGCCAGGTACGCCAGGTACTCCCGGTACACCAGGTACACCAAGCACGCCAAGCACGCCAGGTACGCCAGGTACTCCCGGTACACCAGGTACACCAAGCACGCCAAGCACGCCAGGTACGCCAGGTACTCCCGGTACACCAGGTACACCAAGCACGCCAAGCACGCCAGGTACGCCAGGTACTCCCGGTACGCCAAGTACACCAGGTACTCCCGGTACGCCAAGTACACCAAGTACGCCAGGTACGCCAGGTACTCCCGGTACGCCAAGTACACCAGGTACTCCCGGTACGCCAAGTACACCAAGTACGCCAGGTACTCCCGGTACGCCAGGTACTCCAGGTACGCCAAGTACACCAAGTACACCAAGTACGCCAGATACACCAGGATCGCCTGGAAATCCAGGGTCTCCTACTTCTTTGGTTCGTACTGAAGCTCCATCACATACTCTGCTTGAACCGAAAATATTGCCAGAAACAGATCAACCTAGACTTACCTCTGGTGTGCCATCTACACCAGAAGGATCTACACCAACACCAGTTAATCAGGGCCCAAAGACTTTACCTACGACACCTCTAGTTCAATCTACAACGGCCATCAATACCTTCTTCGCTGGAAAAGGTTCAAAAAGAACTCCTTCAATAATTTTGATGATCTTAGGATTACTTACGTTCGTATGA
- the NSR1 gene encoding Nsr1p (Syntenic homolog of Ashbya gossypii AFR107W; Syntenic homolog of Saccharomyces cerevisiae YGR159C (NSR1)) — MASSTTKKVSKKDLKSKKKAEQVVSAPSEDSSSSSEESSTSSDESSSSSDDSSSSGEESNSSGEESTPSSDSSDSEASDNESSDSDSDGDAKKDVVKKVSSSDSSSSDESSASSDSESEDQSSKEASAATTPSNAEDDSSSDEESSDGEESAEADATSEKKRKAESEETSDSSEPSKKQKTDGEPATIFVGRLSWSVDDEWLKTEFDHIGGVVSARVIYERGSDKSRGYGYVDFEDKSYAEKAVKEMHGKEIDGRPINCDMSTSKPATAPRDDRAKKFGDVPSQPSDTLFLGNLSFNADRDSIFEMFSAHGNVISVRIPTNPETSQPKGFGYVQYGSIEEAQKAFEALQGEYIDNRPVRLDFSTPRPPNQTGNRGAPRGGPRGGSRGGTRGGFGGRPPRGSGANTAPLGKARQSASFQGTKKTFD, encoded by the coding sequence ATGGCATCATCTACTACAAAGAAGGTTTCTAAGAAAGACTTGAAGAGCAAAAAAAAGGCCGAGCAAGTGGTCTCAGCTCCAAGTGAGGACTCCAGTAGTTCTAGTGAAGAATCTAGCACCTCTAGTGACGAGTCTAGTTCTTCTAGTGACGATTCCAGTTCATCTGGCGAAGAATCTAACTCGTCTGGGGAAGAGTCTACTCCATCAAGTGACTCATCTGATAGCGAAGCTTCAGATAACGAGTCTTCAGACAGCGATTCTGATGGTGATGCCAAGAAGGATGTTGTGAAAAAGGTGTCTAGCAGCGACTCTTCCTCATCTGATGAATCATCTGCCTCTTCAGACAGTGAGTCAGAAGACCAAAGCTCCAAAGAAGCATCTGCTGCAACCACTCCATCTAATGCTGAGGATGATTCATCATCAGACGAGGAATCTTCAGATGGAGAAGAATCTGCTGAAGCTGACGCAACTTCTGAGAAGAAGCGTAAAGCGGAATCCGAAGAGACATCAGACAGCTCTGAACCTTCTAAGAAACAAAAGACAGATGGTGAACCTGCAACTATTTTTGTTGGTAGATTATCCTGGTCTGTTGACGACGAATGGTTGAAGACTGAATTTGACCACATTGGTGGTGTTGTAAGTGCCAGGGTCATCTACGAAAGAGGCTCAGATAAATCTAGAGGTTACGGTTATGTTGACTTCGAGGACAAATCATATGCTGAGAAGGCCGTTAAGGAAATGCACGGCAAGGAAATCGATGGCAGACCCATTAACTGTGACATGTCTACATCCAAGCCAGCTACTGCTCCAAGAGACGACCGTGCTAAGAAGTTTGGTGATGTTCCTTCTCAACCATCTGACACTTTATTCTTGGGTAACCTCTCTTTCAATGCTGATCGCGACAGCATCTTTGAGATGTTCTCCGCCCATGGTAATGTTATCAGTGTTAGAATTCCAACTAACCCTGAAACCAGTCAGCCTAAGGGCTTCGGTTACGTTCAATACGGTTCTATTGAAGAAGCTCAAAAGGCATTTGAAGCCTTACAAGGCGAGTACATTGACAATAGACCCGTCAGGCTAGATTTCTCTACTCCAAGACCACCAAACCAGACCGGCAACCGTGGCGCTCCAAGAGGAGGACCAAGAGGCGGTTCTAGAGGCGGTACTAGAGGCGGTTTCGGAGGCCGTCCTCCAAGAGGTTCCGGTGCTAACACTGCTCCTTTGGGCAAAGCAAGGCAGTCTGCTTCATTCCAAGGTACTAAGAAGACTTTCGACTAG